AAAAAAGGTGATAGAGAAGAAAGGGGGCATTAATATGTCTTGAAAGAAACAATGTTGTATTATTTTGTGAGTTTATTTGTTGGATAAATTTAGTTCTTGATGGCCAATCTGGGATAAATAAGGCTTTGGTAAtaagtggagaggaaaacgcTTTTTAAGCTAAAAACGCTtcttaagctaaaaaaaaacatggtgtgACAGATTTGATCTCCCAGATTTGGTCTCCCTAAAAATAGACCAAAAATAAATCTACAGTGTTGCTGTTTGCCTGGCTGAGGAGACCTTGTTACCATCTGCCAGTCTGTCTCCGTGTCTGTGTTGCCAAAGAAAGGAGTCCCATCGCCATCAACAAGTCTCCACCAAGTGCTGGCTGTTATGCAACCAATATGAGTTTTCTTTTACttcaaagagaaagagaaaaataaatgtagggGCAATGGATGGACCCAACGCCGAtacagacaatggatggatcTATCCATATCGGTGTTGGGTCCATCCTGGACcagttgccagtccatcacagatcGGAATATCGAGGAAaggataatttattttagtgatTTAATTGTTAAGGGGAAACTCTGAAtactaaaaaaacacattattctTCAGAAAGGAATGAATAAATTACATATGactaataaaaatacttttttaatacTATAATATATGACTTGACAGACGGTCAAGGTGTCTGTGaggcgtggcatggaggtggTCAGCTCAGGTTGCTTTGACAGGGGCCTTCAGGTTGTTCGCCTTGGCCTCAGTCAAATCATCATTAGGACCTTGAATGTTCAAAATCTAATGCACTCCTTTTTTCTCTACAGCCCAGAGAAGAGGCTCTACGGTTAAGGAGTGGCTTAACACAAGGATTGCAACAGTTGTAGCCCGTGTCCTGggtctgtctctgtgtggtgGACCCTAAACCCTTGACTCCAGTAGTAGTCCAAGCCTCGTGAACTTTCCTCAAAAACCCTTTAGCAGGCTTTGCCTCACGGTCCTTTTAAGGCTGCTGTTTTCCATGACACCTGTGCACATCTTTCTCCTTCGGTCAAACTTTCAGCTAATAGGCTTGCATACACAACTCTGTGAACAtccagcttctttagcagtgAGCTACAGTTGCTGATAGTGGTTATGGTGGTACTAgatattgctttatttttttcattgatcCTATGTaatattcaatttttttaagatttttggttttcattaacTGTAAATCGTGataatcaaaattaacagaacGAACGTTTGACATACACCCCATCTGTGTGAAATTAACAATCTTTTAAAAGGAaataccaaaattattttattctaaataattCTAATCTATTGAGCCCCACCCTTATTATGAGATTATCTTCTACTATGTGTGCTCTAATTAAAATTAGGAAGCTAAAAAAAGAGCAAGAGTCCCTTATAAAGTGATgcaaagacatttttgttttttactctcaGTGTTATATGAAAAATATTCCAAATcattccacttttttttattttatttttttataattttttttgcgcCACAGATTCAGAAGTTGGCGAATATCTTCAGCtgcctaaaaacaaaaagtcttgCAGGTCCTCTGGTGGAGCAGCTGTGCGCGGGCCCGTCCTCTCGCCGCTGATTGGCCAGCGCTCGGCTGCCACGCCCGGGGGAGGAGACTCCGGTCGATTTTTGAGGCGCGGTTGACGTACACACGGCACTGCCAGCCTGCCATCCTTTACTTTGAGCTCAGCCACCGTGGGCTTCGCACTCTAACACACAGAGAGGGGGGTTCATCTCGCTTCCAAAGCTtctgaggaggaaaaaaaaaaaaaaaaaacaggagatccGATCGGATTTGTTTCACCATCTCGGggtcagaccttttttttttaaacccatccCCGGAGTTGGATTCCTTTTTGAAATCTCTAGAAACCTCCTCgggttttttccccttctttttcgagttttctttttcttttttttttttggttgcgaAGGAagaccaaacaaacaaaaaaaacaaagacaatggGAGCCCAGTTGTCCAAGGGTGGAGTGGAGGTGGAGGGGAAGGCCGCCGACCCTGCTGCTGCCAAAGCCAACGGCCAGGTGAGTGAAAGAGGCCCCGATGGAGGCGCGTCAGCGGGGAGCCACATGGCAACCCAACGCCCACTGGCAGCATGGGTGCCACGGGGAGGCCGCTCCGGCGCTCCGTCCCCCCCCTCTCAGACTGAAACACCTGTCGCCCGACGTGCGTCTGGTGACACAAATAAAACCCAACGTAGAAATGAGTCGCAGCTGGCAAACTGTCGAGCAAGTCCCGCGCGTCCCCGATTAGCGCGCACCCGGCTCAAGTCTTTGTTAATTCCGTCCGTGGGTCTGTGTGAGGGGGGAATGGAGGAGAGGGGGAGGCTTTTTCACCTGCGAACACGCTTTAAATGTCTTAGATTCTTGTCGAAATGTGCGTTTGCAGCGTGTTCTCTGTCATGGGTCGGCGGTTTTGGGGCAGATTGCGGCTCTTGGCGTCGAACAAAGGATGCGAGGCGCAACTGTGCAAAGGATGCAAATGCGCCCCGCTGTAGAGGCGCATTTTGCAGACTTGCAAACAAAGCGCGAAGAGGCGCCAGATTAGACCCAGTTTCCCCCTTAGAGCGGCGTGCCTTAAAGCACGGCTCTACCCTGTAGTTGGTatggttttaataaaaattaaaaataaaactttattaaaggGCAGTTGTTAAATGATTAAATTAGCACTAGATCAGTTTctctctatatttttttttatagtatttTCCGGTAGTTGTGCTGTGACCCtcttctttctttatattaaaatatttcttaaaaaataagGCTTTATCTGCGTTAACTGGCAGCCTTGGAGCTCTCGGTGTAGATTCAGCTCATGGATAAGAGCAGCAATCGGGTTTGATGGGAATTCCTTTGTTCCCAAACTTAAGCTCCATATTGACGTTTACTTGACGCACTGCTGCCCCCCAGTGTCCGCCCAGAGTCAtgcatgcagcagcagcagtcaaaCCCCCATCACTGACATCTCTCCTCccttgaacatttaaatctgcATATTTTCATATGCTGACTAAGAAAATCTTTTCAaccttttcatttgtttttaatttgagaTTTTGTTGACTAATGTCTAATTTCCCTCCCCTCCTTGTAGGAGAACGGCCACGTGAAGACCAACGGCGACGTTTCGGCCAAACCCGACGGCGAAGTGGCCGCTGCCGACGGGAACGGTACCGCCGAACCGGCCAAGGAGGGCGAGGCCGGAGCGGGGGATGCCATCGAGCCCGCTCCGGCCGCCGAGGGCGAGGCCTCCAAGGCGGAGGGCGAGGCTGCCAAGGatgccaagaagaagaagaagttctcGCTGAAGAACTCCTTCAAGTTCAAGGGCATCTCActgaagaagaacaagaagggCAGCGAGGAAGGCAAGGAGGAGGCCACCTCTCCCACGACCGAGGACAAGCCGGAGGAGAACGGCCACGCGGCCAAGGAAGCCAAAGAGGAGACGCCGGCGGCCGAGGCCAAGGAGGACGAGGCGGCCGCTGCCCCTGCGGCCGAGGGAGAGGCCAAGGCTGCGGAGGAGGCCCCGGCGACAGAGGCCGCCCCGGCCGAGGAAGCCGCCGCCCCCGCCGAGGGCACAACACCTGCAGCCTCCGAGGGCGAGGCCAACGCAGAGTGACTGCACCcgaactgattttttttttccaagattaAAGTATATAAATAGATATATGAGAGACTTGTGCCACGTTCTCAAAGTTATAAGCAAAACTACAAAAGAAGACGACAAAGGATATATCACGTTTGCTGATTAAACCACCAGTTCACTGCCTTTTATTAGTTCTTCGACAGACGGAAACTCACCGGGCCCTCTCATGATGAACGCGTCGGCTTGCGTCTCCCCACCCTCCCCCTCATGGTACACACAGGGACTGGCGTGTGGCGAAGGTAATGGCTTGGACGTGGAGCGAATCAGGAGTACTGACTTATTTTTCCCAGTTCAtggaaaaggctttttttttttttttcttttttttttttttttaccagcgtGGCAGCCCTATAACATCAATTTCTTCGTTTTGggatctaatttttttttttttttttttttttacccacttgTTTGCAGAGCTGGAGCAGACCATGTCTCTTACTCTAAAAGACTGTTATATGGACACATAAATCTTTCAAATGATCTTattaatttttagattttacaTTCCTATGCTTTTATCCCCCCCCCTGAATTCcaagtattttgtcatgtatAGAAAAAGTGATAAACCAGGAGGGGTGATTGGAAAAGAGTCTTTGTGcattttgattctttttttttttttttttttttctggctaaaACCACATTCAAGCTTCTCAAGTACTGCAGTGTTCACATTTCAGAGTTTATGATGGGGgggcggggaggggggggggttgtgtaCAAATGTGAGCTTTTTATCTGCAAACTGTCTCTGTAAATATGTTTTGGCCAACATTTATGGTTCTCTTTATTTTGCTATTGTTTGAAGATGTTAATGGTTTTATTGTAACTTTTAATAAgggtaaaataaatgttcaatcCCCTCTATCTGAGTTCTGCCTTGTCATTTAACCCAtcttgaacacacacacacgcacgcacaaaaatctttgtctgatatgtcacatttctttaaatggTTTCCTGCAAGACGTCCTACGGCTGTATCTCCAGTGTGAGCATCTGTGGGGCGCTGCTTCAGTTTATCGATTCAACTCTAAAAGATCAACCTGATAAGATGATGACGTTTCAGGCGTTGGGGAGGCTGCCTTGACACCTAGGTCATTTAGTAAAGAACCTGGTTATGgtgtaaatgcatttaaatggaacgttgtgtggatgaaaagtGTGACAGAATGGTTTACATGGATAAATGCAGCTTTTTGGGGGCTAGTGAGGCGAAGCTCATTCATGAATTTGGTTTCGGAAGGTGGAACCACACCTTGAGTCGGTGCTTCATACGCCACCACACATACCTATCCAGGAAAGGGGGCGGCAACTCTCACATTCCTGAACCGGAGAACATCTGACAACATCTTAATGGGGTTAAGGAGGAAAAATTGGTGGGCACTCATGCTCAGTGGTCTAAAAGTCTTACATTCACATCAAATATATTAAGAGTACAGGCTGGAgaagtggagaggcacagaatccgaAACGAGTGAGGTTGAAGATGAAATTCCTAGTAGATTATTAAATGCTGCTGTTGGCACACCGCATCCTCTTCTCTGCTGAAGCAGTCATATCTCTAGGTGTTTGCCTCTATGAATTCTTGGTTTCATTGCCATGTTATCAATAAGAAGCCAGAAAAACTACCTGACCTAAGGACCACAGGGAATCTATGGAGCATTTTCAGGAGGAAGATGGGATACACAAAATACAAGCAGATTAGAAACCTTGGCCTCCTTAACCCCCAGCTACATGGCTGATCACCTCTACTCCAGGCTGCATTTATGcagtatatgaaaaaaagagTCCCAACCAAGTATAGATTGTAAAGGACACCTTTCAGAGgcctttaaaaaattttttattgattgggtagtattcacattttctgagacactgaatatTGTTTTCAGTATCTGTAACTATAATCAATCACTACAAAGAGGCTCAAAACAGGTAGTAATGAATGCAGAAGAAGCCTTTCATTTATACACAATCCAACACTActctttaaacatttctgtagtCGTATCCTGTGTGAAATGtatctgtcatgtttttatgaagtcggtgcagcactttggtcctgtgtGGTAATCAGAAGTGCTTTATAAACAAGTACAGCTGGATTAGGATCTGTACGAGCTTTGGTTTCTGAACTGATTTTCTGAATTAGTGGGTATCTCATCGAAATTGTCTGCCTCTGGCTCCCTCTGGTGGAGAGAAATAGGTACTGCGAATTGTTTgtcgttttgtttttacctaCATTGGTAGAGCGCTCAGTAACCCGCGACATTGCTGATTAACCGTTTATGATTCTTTGACAAATATATATCATAAAAATATGATTTCCAATGATCAGTGCCCACTTATAAAAATTCTACAAACACGTCTGCACGGCCGTCGTCAGACgaggtggccgagtggttaaggcgatggactgctaatccattgtgctctgcacgcgtgggttcgaatcccatccTCGTCGATCTGTTTTCCTCTCGTTTTAAATTGCACCGGCCTGAAGTCCTACCACATTACAAAATGTCCGAACAAGTCCGAACCAACTTCAAACGAGACCCGAACAAGGTCCGAACACATTCCTAACGAGATCAAGGAGCAAGAGAACAAGCGAAGATGCAAGTGATATTGCTACTGCACAGGTTCGAATCTTGCAAGAGACATGAACATTAACGTGATAATAAAGCCTTCACTAAGTGCAGAACTGTGTGCAAACAATGTTGAGAAGATACAAGAGTAGATACAAATTTATATAATGTacgttttcctccttttttcttattttcttttccccTCTTTCTTTTGCCCCATTTTAATTGAACCACTCTGCCGCTAAGCAGCTACGGGTTTGAAGCCCGTACCCGCCAGTTACTGGACGGCTCCGAAGTCCTAAACACATTACAAAAGGTCCGAACGAGGTCCGAACCAACTTCAAACGCGATCCGAACAAGGTCCGAACAcattgagcatgatatgttaactgaaacaaaaatctgtattttctcttctttcttatgcacttcttgttactgtgcactattttatttttatatttgtatcatgttcgaataaat
This Fundulus heteroclitus isolate FHET01 chromosome 19, MU-UCD_Fhet_4.1, whole genome shotgun sequence DNA region includes the following protein-coding sequences:
- the marcksl1a gene encoding MARCKS-related protein 1-A isoform X2, whose product is MGAQLSKGGVEVEGKAADPAAAKANGQENGHVKTNGDVSAKPDGEVAAADGNGTAEPAKEGEASKAEGEAAKDAKKKKKFSLKNSFKFKGISLKKNKKGSEEGKEEATSPTTEDKPEENGHAAKEAKEETPAAEAKEDEAAAAPAAEGEAKAAEEAPATEAAPAEEAAAPAEGTTPAASEGEANAE
- the marcksl1a gene encoding MARCKS-related protein 1-A isoform X1 — translated: MGAQLSKGGVEVEGKAADPAAAKANGQENGHVKTNGDVSAKPDGEVAAADGNGTAEPAKEGEAGAGDAIEPAPAAEGEASKAEGEAAKDAKKKKKFSLKNSFKFKGISLKKNKKGSEEGKEEATSPTTEDKPEENGHAAKEAKEETPAAEAKEDEAAAAPAAEGEAKAAEEAPATEAAPAEEAAAPAEGTTPAASEGEANAE